The following proteins are co-located in the Peromyscus maniculatus bairdii isolate BWxNUB_F1_BW_parent chromosome 23, HU_Pman_BW_mat_3.1, whole genome shotgun sequence genome:
- the Vps29 gene encoding vacuolar protein sorting-associated protein 29, with amino-acid sequence MLVLVLGDLHIPHRCNSLPAKFKKLLVPGKIQHILCTGNLCTKESYDYLKTLAGDVHIVRGDFDENLNYPEQKVVTVGQFKIGLIHGHQVIPWGDMASLALLQRQFDVDILISGHTHKFEAFEHENKFYINPGSATGAYNALETNIIPSFVLMDIQASTVVTYVYQLIGDDVKVERIEYKKS; translated from the exons ATG TTGGTGTTGGTCTTAGGAGATCTGCACATCCCACACCGCTGCAACAGCCTGCCGGCGAAATTCAAAAAGCtcctggtgccagggaaaatcCAGCACATTCTCTGCACTGGAAACCTTTGCACCAAGGAGAGTTATGACTATCTCAAGACTCTGGCTGGTGACGTCCACATCGTAAGAGGAGACTTCGATGAG AATCTCAATTATCCAGAACAGAAGGTTGTGACTGTGGGGCAGTTCAAGATCGGTCTGATCCATGGACACCAAGTTATTCCATGGGGAGACATGGCTAGCTTGGCCCTGCTGCAGAGGCAGTTTGATGTGGACATTCTTatctcaggacacacacacaaatttgaaGCATTTGAACATGAAAATAAGTTCTACATTAACCCGGGTTCTGCCACTGGAGCCTATAATGCCTTGGAAAC AAATATTATTCCGTCGTTTGTGCTGATGGACATCCAGGCTTCCACAGTGGTCACTTACGTCTATCAGCTCATTGGAGATGACGTAAAAGTAGAACGAATTGAATACAAAAAATCTTAA
- the Fam216a gene encoding protein FAM216A, translated as MPGRCPGAAELPALARTEGGDGSAGHFYHQSSKGTGEQHKADRIKEGHRMYSHIAKLQELWKTTQMQTIHIPKSMADSSFLKHPELTSGQKRYLYSIAKICNSSYMRTLMKRQYMHMLHHGSQKPGVLAHHRSHISSRYSQKQHSPCTAWRHHLDRGDALSIAAATPEMIIHSLWRPLRHKEGLKIGYASKPRCKSLKSFRRPSRLLLLPEDSQPCMNEETKEEDLLNKCMQSMSIQEPGTAHLNPTGSIPSSGSS; from the exons ATGCCGGGCCGTTGTCCCGGGGCCGCAGAGCTGCCCGCGTTGGCCAGGACGGAAGGCGGCGACGG GTCGGCTGGACATTTTTATCACCAGAGTTCCAAAGGCACTGGGGAGCAGCATAAAGCAG ATAGAATCAAAGAGGGACACAGAATGTACTCACACATTGCCAAGCTGCAGGAGTTATGGAAAACCACTCAGATGCAAACAATTCATATCCCGAAATCAATGGCAGATTCATCTTTTCTGAAG CACCCAGAACTCACCTCAGGCCAGAAGCGCTACCTGTACAGCATTGCTAAGATCTGCAACTCCAGCTACATGAGGACCTTAATGAAGAGGCAGTACATGCACATGCTTCACCACGGCTCACAAAAGCCAG GTGTCCTCGCTCATCACAGGAGCCACATCAGCTCTCGCTACTCACAGAAACAGCATTCCCCCTGCACTGCGTGGCGACATCATCTGGACAGAGGAGACGCTCTGAGCATTGCAGCTGCAACACCTGAAATGATCATACATTCCCTTTGGCGGCCACTGAGACACAAAGAAGG GTTAAAAATTGGCTATGCGTCGAAACCAAGATGTAAGTCACTGAAGAGTTTTAGAAGACCAAGCAGACTGCTCTTGCTACCAG agGATTCTCAACCATGCATGAAtgaagaaacaaaggaggaagatCTCCTGAATAAGTGCATGCAGTCCATGTCCATTCAGGAGCCAGGCACAGCTCACCTCAACCCGACAGGCTCCATACCAAGTTCAGGGAGCAGCTAA